The Chamaesiphon minutus PCC 6605 DNA window AATGAAGGTCAATTGGTGTAAACTAATCCATACCCGCCAATCAGATGGAGAAATATTATATGAAAATTCATTTATTACCCGCCATGAATTAAACGAACAGAGCGTACCTCTGGTTGCTGCGGCTGGTCGATGTCGTTGGAAGACCGAAAATGAAAATCATAATGTGCTCAAAACAAAGGGATATCATCTGGAGCATAACTTTGGGCATGGTCAGCAGCATTTAGCTGCTTGTTTATTGACGCTGAACCTGTTGGCATTCCTTTTTCACACTGTTTTGCATTTAACAGATCTTGCATATGGACAGATTCGTCTCAAGCGTGTTACTCGTAAAGGCTTTTTTCAAGATATCCTCAGTCTTACCAAATATTTACTCTTTGAGAGTTGGCCTTCTTTGATTGATTTCATGCTTTACGGCTCGGCTTCCACTCTGGTCGCCAACTCTTCCTAGATTTTTGAATTTGGAATTGCTGCTCCAACCCACCCTCGATCTCGTCAGTCTCGCCCTCGCCCAAGTCACCGAAGCCGGACGCGAAATCAATTATTATGGAGACGCCCTCGAAGCCGATCCCGATCGATTGCTCGAAATCGAAGAACGGATTCGCACGCTGAAGCTAATTTGCCGCAAATATGGCCCCAGCCTGACGGAAGCGATCGAGTTCGAGCATTCCGTCCAAACTGAATTAACGCAGCTTACAGGAGCCGTAGTGTCGCTCGAAGAACTCGAACGCCAAGCCCAAGATCTCCATGCCAAATTAATTGACGCTTGCCAACAACTCACTGCTATGCGCCAACAAGCCGCACTCGATCTCGAACGCCATCTGATTGGCGAACTCAAACCCCTGGCAATGGATAAAGTTCAATTCCAAGTCGAGATCGCACCCCAAACACCTACTGCTACAGGCGCAGATACCATTATTTTCAACTTCAGCCCCAATCCCGGCGAACCCCTCCAACCGCTCGCCGCTACTGCATCTGGCGGCGAAATGAGTCGCTTTCTGCTTGCCCTCAAAGCCTGCTTCTCAAATAACGGCGGCGCGGGTACCCTGATCTTCGATGAAATCGATGCGGGAGTTTCTGGAAAAGTCGCCCAATCGATCGCGAGCAAACTCCACCACCTGAGCCAATCCCAGCAAGTTCTTTGCGTCACACACCAGCCCCTAATTGCCGCAATGGCCGATCGACATTTTCGAGTGGCTAAACAAACGATCGAGTCGGATAATTTAGATCGTGGGAATTCTGTAGTCGAACGCACGATCGTCCGCATTGAAGAACTCCACTCTCAGCAGCAACGCCGCGATGAGATCGCTCAAATTGCAGGCGGACAATCGGCGCAGGAAGCAATCTCTTTTGCTACGTCGTTGTTATCACAGGCAAAGAGCCGCAAGAAGGCTGTCAAACAAAGTCGGAAGTAATAACCTAAGTTGCTAGTAGTCTACGGCGTAAATAAGGTTACTATTTTGCGGGGAGCTTTCATACTTAAATCCAGCAACTCTGTATTAAGTTACCTCAAAATCCGCTCTAATCCCGATTGTCAATTGTTTACACCTGTGTTAACTTAGCTTTAAGTAGTAAATTACCCGTTGTTCCGGACAACTATCCAATTATTATATTAGGAGGTGGTGCCCATGATCGAGAGTAGTACACGTCTGGGTCTCGAAACTGGAGTTAGCCGGCTGAGTGCTGGGACTGTCCTCTAGTAGACTTGTAGGTTTGTCTATAGAATCGTTCTAGATTCACTCCTGTCTTGTTTGTAGAGTTTCTCTCAGCAGCCAGGTTCCAGCGAACAGACCCCCTAGACCGCTCCTATTACTAGCACTGAGATTTTAGAATCTTAACTAGTAGTAGGAGCGGATAGTTTTTTGGATCGGCGATCGTTGAGGACGAGAATTTAGCTCCCATCCTCAAAATTAAGTACAAACCCGCCCATCCCTACAAATATCTGTCGATAGATTCCTCTTCAAAAGATTTCAAATGGTTTCTATGTCAAGAGAATGTGGGGTATGTGTAAAAGCATCAATCGGCTCGATTACCTTTGGGCGCGGCTACGCCAACGAGCGGCGCGGCTTATAATATAACGGCAGACATTAACATCTAATCGATATGCGCGTTCGGGTGATTGGCGGTGGTTTAGCAGGTACCGAAGCAGCTTGGCAGATCGCCCAGGCTGGCGTACCCGTGACCTTATATGAGATGCGTCCCCACACTTTGAGTCCCGCGCATCACAGCGAAGAATTAGCCGAATTGGTGTGTAGTAACTCCTTTGGTGCTCAAGCAACCGATCGGGCCGCTGGATTGTTGCACGAAGAATTACGCCGCTTGGGTTCGATTATCATCCAGAAGGCCGACCATCACTCGGTTCCGGCGGGGGGAGCTTTGGCCGTCGATCGCGGCCAATTCAGCCACGATTTAACCCAAACTTTAGCAAATCATCCCCTAGTAGAATTTCGGCGCGATGATGTGTCCGAAATCCCCCGCGATGGCATTGTCGTCTTGGCTACCGGGCCTTTGACTAGTCCTGCGCTAGCCGAGGATATCCAGCGATTTGCGGGGATGGATTATCTCAACTTTTTTGATGCTGCCAGTCCGATTATCGTCGGCGATTCGATCGATAAAAATATTGCGTTCTTTGCTTCGCGTTACGATAAAGGCGAAGCCGCTTACCTCAACTGCCCGATGAATAAGGAGCAATATCTCCACTTCCGGCAAGAGCTGTGTAACGCCGAGCAAGCTGAATTGAAAGATTTCGATCGGGAGACGGCTAAATTCTTTGAAGCCTGCCTGCCGATCGAAGAATTAGCCCAGCGCGGCGAAGAAACCATGCGGTATGGCCCTTTAAAACCCGTTGGCTTATTCGACAGTCGCAGAGGCGATTTTAAGGCTCCTGAGAACCAAATTCACCGCCCCTATGCCGTCATCCAACTGCGGCAAGAAGACAAAGCCGGACAACTGTGGAACATGGTTGGCTTTCAGACTAACTTGAAGTGGGGCGAACAAAAGCGGATTTTCTCGATGATTCCTGGCTTAGAAAATGCTGAATTCGTGCGCTTGGGAGTAATGCACCGCAACACCTTTATCAATTCGCCCAAATTACTCTCATCTTCACTCCAGTTTCACAGCCGTCGGGACTTACTCGCCGCTGGACAAATTATCGGTACCGAAGGCTACACCGCCGCCGCTGCTGGCGGCTGGTTGGCAGGCACCAATGCCGCACGTTTGGCATTAGGCTTAGAAGCAATCTTTATGCCCAATGTGACGATGATGGGTTCGCTGTTTGACTTTATTAGCACCGCCGAACCCAAACATTTTCAACCGATGCCCCCCAACTTCGGCATTTTCCCAGAATTGCCGACCAAAATTAAGAATAAACAAGAACGCTATGGAGCTTATCGCGATCGATCTTTAAATGCGATCGATGCACTTATTGCTGGGCAATTAGCAGCAAAATATGCAGCTAATATAGCTATTTAAG harbors:
- the trmFO gene encoding FADH(2)-oxidizing methylenetetrahydrofolate--tRNA-(uracil(54)-C(5))-methyltransferase TrmFO; this translates as MRVRVIGGGLAGTEAAWQIAQAGVPVTLYEMRPHTLSPAHHSEELAELVCSNSFGAQATDRAAGLLHEELRRLGSIIIQKADHHSVPAGGALAVDRGQFSHDLTQTLANHPLVEFRRDDVSEIPRDGIVVLATGPLTSPALAEDIQRFAGMDYLNFFDAASPIIVGDSIDKNIAFFASRYDKGEAAYLNCPMNKEQYLHFRQELCNAEQAELKDFDRETAKFFEACLPIEELAQRGEETMRYGPLKPVGLFDSRRGDFKAPENQIHRPYAVIQLRQEDKAGQLWNMVGFQTNLKWGEQKRIFSMIPGLENAEFVRLGVMHRNTFINSPKLLSSSLQFHSRRDLLAAGQIIGTEGYTAAAAGGWLAGTNAARLALGLEAIFMPNVTMMGSLFDFISTAEPKHFQPMPPNFGIFPELPTKIKNKQERYGAYRDRSLNAIDALIAGQLAAKYAANIAI